From Solibaculum mannosilyticum:
CTGTACCCGAAGCAATCAGATATGTCTGGACCGCTGCCGGCTGCTCCAATTCAAAACCGACTTCCACCGGCTCAGATTCACTGGGCTTAACACTGGTCAGGAATTTGCTGCTGGTACTGTAGTCAAACAGATTGTGTTTGCCTTCTTCCGCCTTGAAGTCCTGGCTTCCCCAAATGGTATCGGAACAAACCAGATGGGTGACGTCCCCTTCCAGCCTTCCTACATCGGATACAGCTTCCACATTTTTGCTGCGGTCGCCGTCCAATTTTGACTCCAGGGGACTTGGATCTTCCGATTCAAATGAAGTTTCAAAATGAATCTCCTGCGGTGACGTATCGTCCAAACTGGTAGCCGATACAGTCGAGAGGCACAAGCTCAGGATACAGGTAATAGAGAGCAAAAAGCTCATCGGTCTCCTGAGTTTTCTCAGATGGTCGTTCAATTTAATCTCTCCTTCTTCTTGGTTTTCAGACCATGCCATGGGACATTATATCAGTTTTTTATGCAAAACACACGCAAATTATTTCATTCAAAATCTGTAATTATTTAAAGAAAAATATAAGATACAATTTCATTTAGAGTTTATTTCCAATTAATCGGCCCTTTCATTAGCTAATTGTCCTATGATTGGTATAATAGAAATAATGATACAGTAAAAGAGGATGCCCAGAGCCTAAACCCCTGAACATCCTCTTTTACTGTATAGACAATAGCGTCATTTAGCTGTTAATCGCTTCATGATTGTGATAAGCAATCTCCTGAAGGTATCGGTAAAGCGGCTGGATATTATAGCTTTTGGGGAATTCAAACGATTTCTTGACTACTGTAACACCGCCGTTCGCTTTAAAATAAGGCGATGCAATGTATTCTATGTCAATTTCACTGTCATCTACACCGAAACCAGCTGTTTCTGCCGACACATGGATCACAGAACTCAAAT
This genomic window contains:
- a CDS encoding PH domain-containing protein; translation: MGIMNKVMNGLSGNLNEITPDALQKEYGMYLMEGEVINTGFKLVRDVVLFTNKRIIDFDKQGATGQKMRVNYINLSSVIHVSAETAGFGVDDSEIDIEYIASPYFKANGGVTVVKKSFEFPKSYNIQPLYRYLQEIAYHNHEAINS